One Scomber japonicus isolate fScoJap1 chromosome 1, fScoJap1.pri, whole genome shotgun sequence DNA window includes the following coding sequences:
- the hdc gene encoding histidine decarboxylase: MQAEEYNRRGKELVDYITQYLSTIRERRVIPDVKPGYMKDLLPDTAPAEPEDWENIFNDIERIIMPGLVHWQSPHMHAYYPSLTSWPSMLGDMLADAINCVGFTWASSPACTELEIHVMDWLCKALGLPSFFLHHHSDSRGGGILQSTVSESTLVALLAARKDKILQLRAELDHDIDDSVLNSRLVAYASDQAHSSVEKAGLISLVKIRFLPTDENLSLRGNTLKQAIQEDRRMGLVPFMLCATLGTTGVCAFDKLSELGPVCAEEGLWLHVDAAYAGSAYFCPELRWSLEGIEFAQSFVFNPSKWMMVHFDCTAFWVRDKYKLQQTFNVDPVYLRHENSQAATDFMHWQIPLSRRFRSLKLWFVMRSFGLKNLQAHIRHGIEMAKLLESQIRSDPNFEVPAERNLGLVVFCLKVCIFLVKCKNLC, from the exons ATGCAGGCTGAGGAATACAATCGTAGAG GTAAGGAGTTGGTGGACTACATCACGCAGTACCTGAGCACTATCAGGGAGAGAAGGGTGATTCCTGATGTGAAACCAGGCTACATGAAGGACCTTCTCCCTGACACTGCGCCTGCAGAACCAGAGGACTGGGAGAATATCTTCAATGACATCGAGAGAATCATCATGCCAGGT TTGGTTCACTGGCAGAGTCCTCATATGCACGCCTATTACCCCAGTCTGACTTCATGGCCCTCTATGCTCGGGGACATGTTGGCTGATGCCATCAACTGTGTTGGATTCACCTGG GCATCCAGTCCTGCTTGTACAGAGTTGGAAATTCATGTGATGGACTGGCTGTGTAAAGCCCTGGggctcccctccttcttcctgcaTCACCATTCTGACAGCAGAGGTGGAGGCATACTTCAG AGCACAGTGAGTGAGAGTACACTGGTGGCTCTGCTGGCAGCCAGGAAAGACAAAATTCTGCAGCTGCGGGCTGAGCTCGACCACGACATTGACGACTCTGTCCTAAATTCAAGACTGGTGGCTTACGCTTCTGATCAG GCCCATTCCTCAGTTGAGAAGGCAGGGCTGATCTCCCTGGTGAAGATCAGATTTCTGCCCACTGATGAGAACTTGTCTCTGAGAGGAAACACTTTGAAACAAGCCATACAAGAAGACAGGAGGATGGGACTGGTCCCTTTTATG CTGTGTGCCACTTTGGGAACTACTGGAGTGTGTGCCTTTGACAAGCTATCTGAACTGGGACCAGTGT GTGCAGAAGAGGGACTCTGGCTCCATGTGGACGCTGCATATGCTGGCTCAGCCTACTTCTGTCCTGAGCTGCGCTGGTCCCTGGAGGGCATTGAATTTGCACAGTCTTTTGTCTTCAACCCCTCCAAGTGGATGATGGTTCATTTTGATTGCACTGCTTTTTG GGTAAGGGATAAATATAAGCTCCAACAGACGTTTAACGTTGATCCTGTTTACCTGAGACATGAAAACTCACAAGCAGCCACCGATTTCATG caCTGGCAAATTCCTCTCAGCCGACGTTTCCGTTCTCTCAAACTTTGGTTTGTCATGCGTTCCTTCGGACTGAAAAACCTCCAGGCTCATATCAGACAT GGTATTGAGATGGCAAAGCTCTTGGAGTCTCAGATAAGGAGTGATCCAAATTTTGAGGTTCCTGCTGAGAGGAACCTTGGCCTGgttgttttctgtctgaaaGTATGTATCTTTTTGGTAAAGTGCAAAAATCTGTGTTAA